From a single Alloactinosynnema sp. L-07 genomic region:
- a CDS encoding nucleotide pyrophosphohydrolase has translation MTLEELAERQRAFISARDWDPFHTPKNLVMALTGEVGELTELFQWLTPDQAARAGHDPELRPKVADELADVLLYLVRLADTLDVDLIEAANAKIDRNEHRFPAAAGRSALRRVPKEQ, from the coding sequence GTGACGCTTGAGGAACTGGCCGAACGCCAGCGCGCTTTCATCTCCGCCCGAGACTGGGATCCCTTCCACACCCCGAAGAACTTGGTCATGGCGCTGACGGGGGAGGTCGGCGAACTGACGGAACTGTTCCAGTGGCTCACCCCGGACCAGGCCGCCCGCGCGGGTCACGACCCTGAGCTGCGCCCCAAGGTCGCCGACGAACTGGCCGACGTGCTGCTCTACCTGGTCCGCCTGGCCGACACGCTTGATGTCGACCTCATCGAGGCGGCCAACGCCAAGATCGACCGCAACGAACACCGCTTCCCCGCCGCCGCGGGCCGCTCAGCCCTGCGCCGCGTCCCGAAGGAGCAATAG
- a CDS encoding AAA family ATPase, translating into MSETIKSEGIVSFVGRKQELAQLAAELAVVGESGRCLLLRGRRRVGKSRLVEEFIDRAGVPSVFYSASGGPSDRELAQFADEVLASDLPNRSLFADVGLHSWDAALRLLAEAVPATEPSVVVIDELPYLVVADPAFEGTLQRVWDRVLSRKPVLLILVGSDLSMMEALNTYGRPFHQRGTPFVLSALNPAEVGEMLHLDAAPAFDAYLVTGGLPLVCAEWPRGASVREFLSQSLGRQTSALTISGELALAAEFPPQADARRLMSAIGSGERTRAAISRAVEAPQASADRALKLLIEKRAVAADRPLSTKPSKETRYRIADPYLRFWLQFIDPHREELARGRGDRVLDRLDTSWTTWRGRAIEPVVREALARLLPGTDPLVVGGYWTRSTDVEVDLVGADRGPVAKRVAFVGSIKWLERRAFDHRDLAALIAHRDRVPGTDEDTPLIVVSRAGNRVDDAVSRVYGPADLLAAWG; encoded by the coding sequence ATGAGTGAGACTATCAAGAGTGAGGGTATTGTGAGCTTCGTCGGGCGGAAGCAGGAACTGGCCCAACTGGCGGCCGAATTGGCCGTGGTCGGCGAGTCGGGCCGCTGCCTGCTGCTCCGCGGCCGTCGTCGGGTCGGCAAGTCGAGGCTGGTCGAGGAGTTCATCGACCGTGCCGGGGTTCCTTCGGTCTTCTACTCGGCGTCCGGCGGACCGAGTGATCGCGAGCTGGCGCAGTTCGCCGACGAGGTGCTCGCCTCGGACCTGCCCAACCGGAGCTTGTTCGCCGATGTCGGGCTCCACTCGTGGGACGCGGCCCTCCGGCTGCTGGCTGAGGCGGTGCCCGCGACCGAGCCCAGCGTCGTCGTGATCGATGAGCTGCCCTACCTGGTGGTGGCGGATCCCGCGTTCGAAGGCACGTTGCAGCGGGTGTGGGACCGAGTGCTCTCGCGCAAACCGGTGCTGCTGATCCTGGTGGGTTCTGACCTGTCGATGATGGAGGCGCTGAACACCTACGGCAGGCCGTTCCACCAGCGTGGGACCCCGTTCGTGCTGTCCGCGCTCAACCCGGCCGAGGTCGGCGAGATGCTCCACCTCGATGCCGCGCCCGCGTTCGACGCCTACCTGGTGACCGGCGGTCTGCCGCTGGTGTGTGCGGAGTGGCCGCGCGGCGCGTCGGTTCGGGAGTTTCTCTCGCAGTCCCTCGGACGGCAGACTTCCGCGCTCACCATCTCCGGCGAACTGGCGTTGGCGGCCGAGTTCCCCCCGCAGGCCGACGCCCGACGGCTGATGTCGGCCATCGGGTCGGGGGAGCGGACGCGGGCGGCGATCAGCCGTGCGGTCGAGGCGCCGCAAGCGTCGGCGGACCGCGCGCTGAAGCTGCTGATCGAGAAGCGGGCCGTGGCCGCCGACCGGCCGTTGTCGACCAAGCCGTCGAAGGAGACGCGCTATCGCATCGCGGACCCCTACCTGCGGTTCTGGCTCCAGTTCATCGATCCGCACCGTGAGGAACTGGCACGTGGCCGCGGCGATCGGGTCCTCGATCGACTCGACACCTCGTGGACGACTTGGCGGGGTCGGGCGATCGAGCCGGTCGTTCGCGAGGCGTTGGCCCGGTTGCTGCCCGGCACCGACCCGCTGGTCGTCGGTGGGTATTGGACCCGGTCCACCGACGTGGAGGTCGACCTCGTCGGCGCGGACCGCGGGCCGGTGGCCAAGCGCGTCGCCTTCGTCGGCTCGATCAAGTGGTTGGAGCGCCGCGCGTTCGATCATCGGGATCTCGCCGCGCTGATCGCCCACCGAGACCGGGTTCCCGGGACTGACGAGGACACGCCGTTGATCGTGGTCAGTCGTGCGGGCAATCGGGTGGACGACGCGGTGTCGCGGGTCTACGGGCCCGCCGACCTGCTCGCCGCCTGGGGATGA
- the shbA gene encoding RNA polymerase sigma factor ShbA yields MLCTVELDDELAELEASLRTVRPRPVAPVERHTIDDAVTAAIAGDAGATEQLLIFLRPLVVRYCRAKLGRLPRSFSSPDDVAQEVCVAVFRALPSYQQLGRPFLSFVYGIAAHKIADVHRANTRDKSDPTAEAPDVMSIEDGPEQITLRNELAERTGHLLRILTQRQREILVMRIVMGMSAQETADVIGTTAEAIRVAQHRALNRLRKQLAAA; encoded by the coding sequence ATGTTGTGCACGGTGGAGCTGGATGACGAACTCGCGGAACTGGAAGCCTCACTCCGGACCGTCCGGCCCCGGCCGGTCGCCCCGGTCGAGCGTCACACCATCGATGACGCGGTCACGGCCGCCATCGCCGGTGACGCAGGCGCGACCGAACAGCTGTTGATCTTCTTGCGCCCACTCGTCGTGCGCTACTGCCGGGCGAAGCTGGGCAGGCTGCCCCGCTCGTTCAGCAGCCCGGACGACGTCGCCCAGGAGGTCTGCGTCGCGGTCTTCCGCGCGCTGCCCAGCTACCAGCAGCTCGGCCGCCCGTTCCTGTCGTTCGTCTACGGCATCGCCGCCCACAAGATCGCCGACGTACACCGCGCCAACACCCGCGACAAGTCAGACCCGACCGCGGAGGCCCCGGACGTCATGAGCATCGAGGACGGCCCAGAACAGATCACCCTGCGCAACGAACTCGCCGAGCGGACCGGCCACCTGCTGCGCATCCTGACCCAGCGCCAGCGCGAAATCCTGGTCATGCGGATCGTCATGGGCATGTCCGCCCAGGAGACCGCCGACGTCATCGGCACCACCGCCGAAGCCATCCGCGTCGCCCAGCACCGCGCCCTCAACCGCCTGCGCAAGCAGCTGGCGGCCGCCTGA
- a CDS encoding glucosaminidase domain-containing protein, with protein sequence MRAAIVTLCLALTVLWAPTASADEQYLALAEPAARAVAAEFGVPASVAAAQSILESGWGRSALAVDDRNYFGFKCKTSGHGPIAIGCREYPTTECDPECLPAVAIFRVYASMTDSFRDYGRHLTTSPYYADALPFAADPDAFITEVAKRYATDPEYAAKVIRLMKTYDLYRMDSPA encoded by the coding sequence ATGCGCGCAGCCATCGTCACGCTCTGCCTGGCACTGACCGTGCTCTGGGCGCCGACGGCGTCCGCCGACGAGCAGTACCTGGCGCTGGCCGAACCCGCGGCCCGCGCCGTCGCCGCGGAGTTCGGCGTCCCCGCCTCGGTGGCCGCGGCACAGTCCATCCTGGAATCGGGGTGGGGCCGCAGCGCGCTCGCCGTGGACGACCGCAACTACTTCGGCTTCAAGTGCAAGACCTCCGGCCACGGGCCCATCGCCATCGGCTGCCGCGAGTACCCGACCACCGAGTGCGATCCCGAGTGCCTCCCTGCCGTGGCGATCTTTCGGGTGTACGCGTCGATGACGGACTCGTTCCGCGACTACGGCCGCCACCTGACCACCAGCCCGTACTACGCCGACGCCCTGCCGTTCGCCGCCGACCCGGACGCATTCATCACCGAGGTCGCCAAGCGCTACGCCACCGACCCGGAGTACGCGGCGAAGGTGATCAGGCTGATGAAGACCTACGATCTGTACCGGATGGACAGCCCCGCGTGA
- a CDS encoding diiron oxygenase: MSRVLEPKDSEQVARRLLDSSARNSYDPLLDIDWAAEPVPGKAYMPLERVSLYGTDLWRGLSEEQRVELSKHEIASIASVGLWFEIILMQLLVRHAYDLDPRSAHAQYALTEVGDETRHVIMFAKAVERFGVPAYGPPKIVHELARGYKALASGPSMFAAVLVAEETTDRLQRSMVDDPDMQPLIRMVNRIHVVEEARHVRFAREEVVRSAPLLGRTRLEVHRTLTALVSYAVIDSLIDPKVYRSVGIDPRQGRAAALANPEFHQTRRWMAEKVVDFLTDAGMIGGPSKAILRRAHLV; encoded by the coding sequence ATGTCTCGCGTACTCGAACCCAAGGACTCCGAGCAGGTCGCCCGCAGGCTTCTGGACTCGTCAGCCCGCAATTCCTACGACCCGCTGCTCGACATCGACTGGGCCGCCGAGCCGGTGCCGGGCAAGGCGTACATGCCGCTGGAGCGGGTCTCGCTCTACGGCACCGACCTGTGGCGCGGGCTCAGCGAGGAACAGCGGGTCGAGCTGTCCAAGCACGAGATCGCCAGCATCGCCAGCGTCGGGCTCTGGTTCGAGATCATCCTGATGCAGCTGCTCGTCCGCCACGCCTACGACCTCGACCCGCGCAGCGCGCACGCGCAGTACGCGCTGACCGAGGTCGGCGACGAGACCCGGCACGTGATCATGTTCGCCAAGGCCGTCGAGCGCTTCGGCGTGCCTGCCTACGGGCCGCCCAAGATCGTCCACGAGCTCGCCCGCGGCTACAAGGCGCTCGCCAGCGGGCCGTCGATGTTCGCCGCCGTACTGGTGGCCGAGGAGACCACTGACCGGCTGCAGCGGTCCATGGTGGACGACCCGGACATGCAGCCGCTGATCCGCATGGTCAACCGCATCCATGTCGTCGAGGAGGCCCGGCACGTGCGGTTCGCGCGCGAGGAGGTCGTCCGCTCGGCTCCCTTGCTCGGCCGGACCCGGCTGGAGGTCCACCGGACCCTGACCGCGCTGGTGTCCTACGCGGTGATCGACTCGCTGATCGATCCCAAGGTCTACCGGTCGGTGGGCATCGACCCGCGCCAGGGTCGCGCGGCGGCGCTGGCGAATCCGGAGTTCCACCAGACCCGGCGGTGGATGGCGGAGAAGGTGGTCGACTTCCTGACCGACGCGGGCATGATCGGCGGCCCGTCGAAGGCGATCCTGCGCCGGGCCCACCTGGTCTGA
- a CDS encoding RtcB family protein, which translates to MSATTIPGGNVDIRLWARPETVEAQAMRQLQNIAALPWVFKHVAVMPDVHYGKGATVGSVIAMRDAVSPAAVGVDIGCGMTAVRTSLTANDLPASLAKLRSKIEAAVPVGFGAHKSEAFSDRDAKDWPTFWKTLDDLTPAVKRNHGKALQQMGTLGGGNHFIEICVDTTKQVWVMLHSGSRGIGNLLAQHHIEVAQTLAHNKSLPDRDLAVFLAGTPQMAAYRHDLTWAQDYARRNRSVMLRLVCDVLRKELWQIKFDEPISVHHNYVAEETHFGEQVLVTRKGAIRAGLGDLGIIPGSMGTGSYIVRGLGNPDSFESASHGAGRRMSRNKAKQRYTRDDLAAQTKGVECRKDSGVVDEIPAAYKDIDEVLRDQADLVEIVAKLKQVICVKG; encoded by the coding sequence ATGTCAGCTACCACGATTCCCGGCGGCAACGTCGACATTCGCCTGTGGGCCCGACCGGAAACGGTTGAGGCGCAGGCGATGCGGCAGTTGCAGAATATCGCCGCGCTTCCGTGGGTGTTCAAGCACGTCGCCGTGATGCCTGATGTGCATTACGGAAAGGGCGCCACGGTCGGCTCGGTCATAGCAATGCGCGACGCTGTTTCGCCTGCCGCGGTGGGCGTCGACATCGGCTGCGGAATGACGGCCGTGCGCACGTCGCTCACCGCGAACGACCTGCCCGCTAGCCTGGCCAAGCTGCGCTCCAAGATCGAGGCCGCGGTTCCGGTCGGATTCGGCGCCCACAAGTCGGAGGCTTTCTCCGACCGCGACGCCAAGGACTGGCCGACGTTCTGGAAGACGCTCGACGACCTGACCCCGGCGGTGAAGCGCAATCACGGCAAGGCACTTCAGCAAATGGGCACCCTCGGCGGCGGAAACCATTTCATCGAGATCTGCGTGGACACCACCAAGCAGGTCTGGGTGATGCTGCACTCCGGTTCGCGCGGAATCGGCAACCTGTTGGCGCAGCACCACATCGAGGTCGCCCAGACCTTGGCGCACAACAAGAGCCTGCCCGACCGCGACCTCGCGGTGTTCCTCGCGGGCACCCCGCAGATGGCGGCCTACCGGCACGACCTGACGTGGGCGCAGGACTACGCGCGCCGCAACCGCTCGGTCATGCTGCGCTTGGTGTGCGATGTGCTGCGCAAGGAGCTCTGGCAGATCAAGTTCGACGAGCCGATCTCCGTGCACCACAACTACGTCGCCGAGGAGACCCACTTCGGCGAGCAGGTCCTGGTCACCCGCAAGGGCGCGATCCGCGCGGGGCTGGGCGACCTCGGGATCATCCCCGGCTCGATGGGGACGGGTTCCTACATCGTGCGCGGCCTGGGCAACCCGGACAGCTTCGAGTCCGCGTCCCACGGCGCGGGCCGCCGGATGTCGCGCAACAAGGCCAAGCAGCGCTACACCCGCGACGACCTGGCCGCCCAGACCAAGGGCGTCGAATGTCGCAAGGACTCGGGCGTGGTCGATGAGATCCCGGCGGCGTACAAGGACATCGATGAGGTCCTGCGTGATCAGGCCGACCTGGTGGAGATCGTCGCCAAGCTCAAGCAGGTCATCTGCGTGAAAGGCTGA
- a CDS encoding metallopeptidase family protein, whose amino-acid sequence MAVEMSRQRFDELVTDALDLIPSEFAAAMNNVVVLVEARDEHDPTLLGLYHGIALTERTSAYGGELPDRIFIYREAILDICDTEEDVVEEVAITVVHEIAHHFGVDDDRLHELGWG is encoded by the coding sequence GTGGCTGTGGAGATGTCTCGCCAGCGGTTTGATGAGCTGGTGACGGATGCGCTCGACTTGATCCCTTCGGAGTTCGCCGCCGCGATGAATAACGTGGTGGTGTTGGTCGAGGCCCGGGACGAGCATGATCCGACGCTGCTTGGCCTCTATCACGGCATCGCACTCACTGAACGTACGTCGGCCTACGGCGGTGAGTTACCTGACCGGATCTTCATCTATCGCGAAGCCATCCTTGATATCTGTGATACCGAGGAAGACGTGGTCGAGGAAGTAGCCATCACTGTTGTCCACGAGATCGCCCATCACTTCGGCGTGGATGACGATCGGTTGCATGAGTTGGGCTGGGGCTAG
- a CDS encoding septum formation family protein produces the protein MSESGDWLRSHDGTTKTRLLMAGAFVGALLPLVTSILFSWPVEAGRATPGSPEDLRREAFDSPTGSCLQWSPPDGSDMRKVDCAQPHLFEVTSNVDISAEFGENAAAPDTARWQELAVAKCTPGAATYLGGQLDPFGRFTVNALKPTAEQWADGDRKVRCGVQRAAPSGALLPHSGTAARQDQSNIHEPGTCLALVGQEIGDPTDCANPHAFEIVGNVDLGTAFPGGYPTVDAQTEKAIELCAVVTTAYTGGADLAAKKLTPYPDTLKVESWDAGSRKIDCKVGAKLPDGTGLAPITNSVRGAQPSVTPPPPTSTGG, from the coding sequence ATGTCTGAAAGCGGCGACTGGTTGCGGTCACACGACGGAACGACGAAAACCCGGCTCCTGATGGCCGGGGCCTTCGTCGGTGCCCTGCTGCCCCTGGTCACCAGCATCCTGTTCTCCTGGCCGGTCGAGGCGGGCCGGGCCACCCCCGGTTCACCGGAGGACCTGCGCCGGGAGGCGTTCGACTCGCCCACCGGCAGCTGCCTGCAGTGGTCGCCGCCGGACGGGTCGGACATGCGCAAGGTCGACTGTGCCCAGCCGCACCTGTTCGAGGTCACCAGCAACGTCGACATCTCCGCCGAGTTCGGCGAGAACGCGGCGGCCCCTGACACCGCCCGCTGGCAGGAACTCGCGGTCGCCAAATGCACCCCGGGCGCGGCGACGTACCTGGGCGGCCAACTCGACCCGTTCGGCAGGTTCACCGTCAACGCCCTCAAGCCGACCGCGGAGCAGTGGGCAGACGGCGACCGCAAGGTCCGCTGCGGCGTCCAGCGCGCCGCCCCGTCGGGAGCGCTGCTGCCGCACTCCGGGACCGCGGCGCGTCAGGACCAGTCCAACATCCATGAGCCGGGCACGTGCCTGGCACTGGTCGGCCAGGAGATCGGGGACCCGACCGACTGCGCCAACCCGCATGCGTTTGAGATCGTCGGCAACGTCGACCTTGGCACGGCGTTCCCTGGGGGGTATCCGACGGTCGACGCGCAGACCGAGAAGGCCATTGAGCTGTGCGCGGTGGTCACCACGGCGTATACCGGCGGTGCTGACCTGGCGGCCAAGAAGTTGACGCCTTATCCGGACACGCTCAAGGTCGAGAGCTGGGACGCTGGGTCTCGCAAGATCGACTGCAAGGTGGGGGCGAAGTTGCCGGACGGGACTGGGCTCGCACCGATCACCAACAGTGTTCGCGGTGCTCAGCCGAGTGTTACGCCGCCTCCGCCGACTTCCACTGGTGGCTGA
- a CDS encoding glutathionylspermidine synthase family protein — MRRERSQPRPDWRQKIESQGLVFGSPARYGGGAQRPYWDESVHYVFGLDDVLSIEADVELLHSMCLDAVDHVVLTERYRDFGLPEWVWPKIAESWQRHDPHVYGRFDLRYDGSGPAKLLEYNADTPTSLLEAAVVQWYWKTEVFPEDDQWNSIHEKLVERWIEVADRLPSKEVHFTWSQADPSGEDHITTAYLQETAAEAGLDTVGLAIEEIGWDAELGRFVDLAEVSMKSVMKLYPWEWVVDEEFGKRVVESLPGTLWVEPLWKMLLSNKAILAVLWEMYPGHPNLLPAFLDEPNILMEYVRKPKLGREGANIQIVAPGYETQTAGVYGQEGFVFQAFDPLPEFDGYRPALGAWVVGDHAAGLGIRETAGLVTDDGAAFVPHRIPQA, encoded by the coding sequence GTGCGTCGCGAACGCTCGCAGCCCCGCCCGGACTGGCGTCAGAAGATCGAGTCCCAGGGGCTGGTCTTCGGCTCGCCCGCACGCTACGGCGGCGGCGCCCAGCGGCCCTACTGGGACGAGTCGGTGCACTACGTCTTCGGGCTCGACGACGTGCTTTCGATCGAGGCCGACGTCGAACTGCTGCACTCGATGTGCCTGGACGCCGTCGACCACGTCGTGCTGACCGAGCGCTACCGCGACTTCGGCCTGCCCGAATGGGTGTGGCCGAAGATCGCCGAGTCGTGGCAGCGGCACGACCCGCACGTCTACGGCCGCTTCGACCTGCGCTACGACGGCTCCGGCCCGGCCAAGCTGCTGGAGTACAACGCCGACACCCCGACCTCACTGCTCGAGGCCGCGGTGGTGCAGTGGTACTGGAAGACCGAGGTCTTCCCCGAGGACGACCAGTGGAACTCCATCCACGAGAAGCTGGTGGAGCGCTGGATCGAGGTGGCCGACCGGCTGCCGTCCAAAGAGGTCCACTTCACCTGGTCGCAGGCCGATCCCAGCGGTGAGGACCACATCACCACCGCCTACCTGCAGGAGACCGCCGCCGAGGCGGGCCTGGACACCGTCGGCCTGGCCATCGAGGAGATCGGCTGGGACGCCGAACTCGGCCGTTTCGTCGACCTCGCCGAGGTGTCGATGAAGTCGGTCATGAAGCTCTACCCGTGGGAATGGGTCGTCGACGAGGAGTTCGGCAAGCGGGTCGTCGAGTCGCTGCCGGGCACGCTGTGGGTCGAGCCGCTGTGGAAGATGCTGCTCTCCAACAAGGCGATTTTGGCGGTCCTGTGGGAGATGTACCCGGGCCACCCCAACCTGCTCCCGGCCTTCCTCGACGAGCCGAACATCCTCATGGAGTACGTCCGCAAGCCCAAGCTGGGCCGTGAGGGCGCCAACATCCAGATCGTCGCCCCCGGCTACGAGACCCAGACCGCCGGTGTGTACGGCCAGGAGGGCTTCGTCTTCCAGGCCTTCGACCCGTTGCCCGAGTTCGACGGCTACCGCCCGGCCCTTGGCGCGTGGGTCGTCGGCGACCACGCCGCGGGCCTCGGCATCCGCGAGACCGCCGGTCTGGTGACCGACGACGGCGCGGCGTTCGTCCCACACCGCATTCCCCAGGCATGA
- a CDS encoding DUF350 domain-containing protein, producing the protein MTSHLAATTLALPAGFGADLGKGIGAIALYAIIGLVLMLIGFYAIDWTTPGKLSELVRTGKPNAVIVTASGMLSMALIIVVAIFFSASDLTAGLITSVVYGLIGIIVQVLAVRTLEWVTKLDVGRTIEADEFAPASVVVAAVHIALGLIVAVAIS; encoded by the coding sequence GTGACCAGTCACCTCGCCGCAACGACGCTGGCCCTGCCCGCCGGATTCGGCGCCGACCTCGGCAAGGGGATCGGCGCGATCGCCCTGTACGCGATCATCGGCCTGGTCCTGATGCTGATCGGCTTCTACGCCATCGACTGGACCACCCCGGGCAAGCTGTCGGAGCTGGTCCGCACCGGCAAGCCCAACGCGGTCATCGTGACCGCCTCCGGCATGCTGAGCATGGCGCTGATCATCGTCGTGGCGATCTTCTTCTCGGCGAGCGACCTGACCGCGGGCCTGATCACGTCGGTGGTCTACGGTCTGATCGGCATCATCGTTCAGGTGCTGGCCGTGCGGACGCTAGAGTGGGTGACGAAACTGGACGTTGGTCGGACGATCGAGGCCGACGAGTTCGCCCCCGCCAGCGTCGTCGTCGCCGCCGTCCACATCGCACTCGGCTTGATCGTCGCAGTAGCAATCTCTTAA
- the serS gene encoding serine--tRNA ligase — translation MIDLKVLREDPETVRASQRARGEDPAVVDSLLSADERRRSTISRADNLRAEQKVFGKQVGKARGEEREALLVKGKEMAAEVKSAEAEQGEAEKAFEELHRALPNLVHPSAPVGGEDDYTVLEHVGEPRVFDFEPLDHLDLGVRLGALDMERGAKISGSRFYFLTGVGAQLQLALLNMAAAQAAAAGFTLMITPVLVRPEIMAGTGFLGAHASEIYRLRDDDLYLVGTSEVALAGYHADEIIDLGSGPKRYAGWSSCFRREAGSYGKDTRGIIRVHQFDKVEMFSYCKPEDAEAEHERLLGWEREMLAKIEVPYRIIDTATGDLGTSAHRKFDCEAWIPTQQAYRELSSTSNCTTFQARRLGVRYRDENNKPQVAATLNGTLATTRWIVAILENHQQADGSVVVPQALRPFLGRDVIEPVS, via the coding sequence GTGATTGACCTCAAGGTTCTGCGCGAAGACCCGGAGACCGTGCGCGCCTCGCAGCGTGCCCGTGGTGAGGACCCGGCGGTGGTGGACAGTCTGTTGTCCGCCGACGAGCGGCGCAGGTCGACCATCTCCCGTGCCGACAACCTGCGCGCTGAGCAGAAGGTGTTCGGCAAGCAGGTGGGCAAGGCTCGGGGCGAAGAGCGTGAGGCGCTGTTGGTCAAGGGCAAGGAGATGGCCGCTGAGGTCAAGTCCGCCGAGGCCGAGCAGGGTGAGGCTGAGAAGGCGTTCGAGGAACTTCACCGGGCCCTGCCGAACCTTGTCCACCCGTCCGCCCCGGTCGGCGGCGAGGATGACTACACAGTCCTTGAGCATGTCGGTGAGCCTCGGGTGTTCGACTTCGAGCCGCTCGATCACCTTGACCTCGGCGTCCGCCTCGGTGCGCTCGACATGGAGCGTGGGGCGAAGATCTCCGGGTCGCGCTTCTACTTCCTGACCGGGGTCGGGGCGCAGTTGCAGCTCGCCCTGCTGAACATGGCCGCCGCGCAGGCCGCCGCCGCCGGGTTCACGCTGATGATCACGCCAGTCCTCGTCCGGCCGGAGATCATGGCGGGGACCGGGTTCCTGGGTGCCCACGCGAGCGAGATCTACCGGCTTCGGGACGACGATCTGTACCTGGTCGGGACGTCCGAGGTGGCGTTGGCGGGGTACCACGCCGACGAGATCATCGACCTGGGAAGCGGGCCCAAGCGGTACGCGGGGTGGTCGAGCTGTTTCCGGCGCGAGGCTGGGTCGTACGGCAAGGACACGCGCGGGATCATCCGGGTGCACCAGTTCGACAAGGTCGAGATGTTCTCCTACTGCAAGCCGGAGGACGCCGAGGCCGAGCACGAGCGGCTGTTGGGCTGGGAGCGGGAGATGCTGGCCAAGATCGAGGTCCCGTACCGGATCATCGACACCGCCACCGGCGATCTGGGGACCAGCGCCCACCGCAAGTTCGACTGTGAGGCGTGGATTCCCACCCAGCAGGCCTACCGCGAGCTGTCGTCCACCTCGAACTGCACCACGTTCCAGGCCAGGCGCCTCGGGGTGCGGTACCGCGATGAGAACAACAAGCCGCAGGTGGCCGCCACGCTCAATGGCACCCTGGCCACCACCCGCTGGATCGTGGCGATCCTGGAGAACCACCAGCAGGCCGACGGCTCGGTCGTCGTGCCGCAGGCGTTGCGGCCGTTCCTTGGGCGCGACGTGATCGAACCAGTGAGCTGA
- a CDS encoding SdrD B-like domain-containing protein, with protein sequence MMKNAKLAGRATAAAMIAAAISPMLFTGTAAADAPTTTFGGSVWFDRNSDGAVQDGERGRAGAVVKASGSGGEFFAETDANGKYAFQNIPFGAYDVTHSDNGFAATTAATVKITLNAGQQAEPVTFGVRGASICGTSWNDANGDGKHQADEPRIGDNFLGLHNETTGRDTYENTKPDGTYCFQDIQAGTYYVGANDRLQMSPQQGWTKEGGDSKFSFVNGRSAVLTLTPGQKIENFDAGYQVGKMDVRTTQLLLIWGGTTYDLKDPNTNLSIQVGDEFTIVGGVVPEGNVAEQLRANLILPDGLKIVDKFGGMQSHIYGQKVSGYFTERRHPGLVEFVGAKVKVERAFSNAEIKLEAERSIFGETNLANNVLTVPFAAIEAELGLIQPTATTTTTAGVVQAAMPQAKVAKVAKTDDLAETGANPMPILGLGAALLAAGGGALWFTRRKSAARD encoded by the coding sequence ATGATGAAGAACGCCAAGCTCGCGGGCCGCGCCACCGCCGCCGCCATGATCGCCGCGGCGATCAGCCCGATGCTGTTCACCGGCACGGCCGCCGCCGACGCCCCGACCACCACCTTCGGCGGTTCGGTGTGGTTCGACCGAAACAGCGACGGCGCCGTCCAGGACGGCGAGCGGGGGCGTGCGGGCGCGGTGGTCAAAGCATCTGGCTCCGGGGGTGAGTTCTTCGCCGAGACCGATGCCAACGGCAAGTACGCGTTCCAGAACATCCCGTTCGGCGCCTACGACGTCACCCACTCCGACAACGGATTCGCCGCCACCACCGCGGCGACGGTGAAGATCACCCTCAACGCGGGCCAGCAGGCCGAGCCGGTGACCTTCGGCGTGCGCGGCGCGTCGATCTGCGGGACCTCGTGGAACGACGCGAACGGCGACGGCAAGCACCAGGCCGACGAGCCCCGGATCGGCGACAACTTCCTCGGCCTGCACAACGAGACCACCGGCCGCGACACCTACGAGAACACCAAGCCCGACGGCACCTACTGCTTCCAGGACATCCAGGCGGGCACGTACTACGTGGGCGCCAACGACCGCCTGCAGATGAGCCCGCAGCAGGGTTGGACCAAGGAGGGCGGCGACTCCAAGTTCAGCTTCGTCAACGGCCGCTCCGCCGTGCTGACCTTGACCCCGGGCCAGAAGATCGAGAACTTCGACGCGGGCTACCAGGTGGGCAAGATGGACGTGCGCACCACGCAGCTGCTGCTCATTTGGGGCGGCACGACCTACGACCTGAAGGACCCGAACACCAACCTGAGCATCCAGGTCGGCGACGAGTTCACCATCGTCGGCGGTGTGGTCCCCGAGGGCAACGTCGCCGAGCAGCTGCGCGCCAACCTGATCCTGCCCGACGGCCTGAAGATCGTGGACAAGTTCGGCGGCATGCAGTCGCACATCTACGGCCAGAAGGTCTCGGGCTACTTCACCGAGCGCCGCCACCCGGGTCTGGTCGAGTTCGTCGGCGCCAAGGTGAAGGTCGAGCGCGCGTTCAGCAACGCCGAGATCAAGCTCGAGGCCGAGCGCAGCATCTTCGGTGAGACCAACCTGGCCAACAACGTGCTGACTGTCCCGTTCGCCGCCATCGAGGCCGAGCTCGGCCTGATCCAGCCGACCGCGACCACGACCACCACCGCGGGCGTCGTCCAGGCCGCGATGCCCCAGGCCAAGGTCGCCAAGGTCGCCAAGACCGACGACCTCGCCGAGACCGGCGCCAACCCGATGCCGATCCTGGGCCTCGGCGCGGCCCTGCTCGCCGCGGGCGGCGGCGCCCTGTGGTTCACCCGCCGCAAGTCCGCCGCGCGCGACTGA